From Novipirellula artificiosorum, the proteins below share one genomic window:
- a CDS encoding glycosyltransferase family 2 protein: MKRSTKISVVLPVRDGENRITARVQHVLEAIAGLTREIAEVVVVDDGSRDATPEVMEEIRSRYPQVRVARHSRPRGMEAAGQTGLERATGELVFIQESDSDVRIEDLQRLLKMSEDRSVVAARAESRPQPLSPQLLRRLRAWGATASEPNPQPEQPTTAPSCLQMVRRPHLQRLTGNAGKKIRLESETMRSTSIS; encoded by the coding sequence ATGAAACGCTCGACAAAGATATCGGTTGTGCTGCCGGTGCGGGACGGTGAAAACCGGATCACAGCACGCGTTCAACACGTTCTTGAAGCGATTGCAGGCTTGACTCGCGAGATTGCCGAAGTGGTCGTGGTCGATGACGGAAGTCGCGACGCGACGCCTGAGGTAATGGAAGAAATCCGCTCGCGATACCCACAAGTTCGTGTGGCACGCCATTCTCGACCACGGGGCATGGAAGCGGCTGGGCAAACGGGACTCGAACGCGCGACGGGTGAATTGGTTTTCATCCAAGAATCCGATAGCGATGTTCGTATCGAGGACCTGCAGCGGCTGTTGAAGATGAGCGAAGACCGAAGCGTCGTTGCGGCTCGAGCCGAGAGCCGTCCCCAGCCGTTGTCGCCCCAATTGCTGCGGCGATTGCGAGCATGGGGAGCGACTGCGAGCGAGCCGAACCCGCAGCCAGAGCAACCAACGACCGCACCCTCCTGTTTGCAAATGGTGCGCCGCCCCCATCTGCAACGTCTGACCGGAAACGCGGGTAAGAAAATACGCTTGGAAAGCGAAACGATGCGGTCAACGTCGATTTCTTGA
- a CDS encoding response regulator — MLAIPVPKLDGLLFSLIGLAVVIGVAGIAILRTTIGERKQLARELDLARQAAHQATQEARQAAESKSQFLANMSHEIRTPLNGVIGMTELLLQTALTDEQRQYQSLVLSSAQTLLDLLNDILDLSKIEAGKLDLDRVPIALRELLTQTMHLMGHRADEKGLELILRIDDPVPDHVWGDPTRLRQVIVNLVGNALKFTQIGEVELRVQVDSRDPAPPFQTETASQVIKPIRFTVSDTGIGIATDHRVKIFESFSQADASTTRQYGGTGLGLTICASLVQMMGGEMRVDSELGVGSQFHFTIPLEVHDAKHAASPPSSPISLRGLRGLVVDDNATNRMLCCEMLKSWQASATDASSGEEALVKMRQACDTNKPYDVVLLDGMMPQMDGFEVARQMTQDELLRRIPVVMLSSMDAGARRSDPAYAVIQHFLLKPVARRDLRDVLESLVGAPRPSLSPRMPFERVDTPRQILLAEDAIVNQKVAVTMLKKRGHHVTLVCNGQEAVERFRDGGFDVVLMDVQMPLMDGLAATAAIRDLEREQNRDARHRTPIIAMTAHAMKGDKERCLDAGMDGYVAKPFCPEELFRVVEHHARSDPNASDRDPSITKETEGLVPATTTNHDVFDPEAMLRNTGGDVAFAKQLIEMFQTESILQLQEIQSAVEQRDAAAIQSAAHTLKGSVAIFGADPCMDAVRKLEGISKQGDLTEIEPAWHSVQSLTEQLREALCGFQ; from the coding sequence ATGCTCGCGATCCCAGTCCCGAAACTTGATGGCCTTCTGTTTTCGTTGATCGGTTTGGCTGTCGTGATCGGTGTCGCAGGGATCGCGATTTTGCGAACGACGATAGGCGAGCGAAAGCAGCTCGCTCGCGAATTGGACCTCGCTCGTCAAGCCGCCCATCAAGCGACGCAGGAAGCTCGACAGGCAGCGGAATCGAAAAGCCAATTTCTTGCAAACATGAGCCATGAAATTCGCACGCCGCTCAATGGCGTGATCGGAATGACCGAACTGCTGCTCCAGACGGCACTCACGGACGAGCAGCGCCAATACCAATCCTTGGTACTCTCGTCGGCGCAGACCCTGCTCGACCTGCTGAACGACATCCTTGACCTTTCCAAAATCGAAGCCGGGAAGTTGGATTTGGATCGAGTCCCGATTGCGCTCCGCGAGCTGCTGACTCAAACCATGCACCTGATGGGGCATCGTGCCGACGAGAAAGGGTTGGAGCTGATCCTGCGCATCGACGATCCCGTCCCCGATCACGTTTGGGGCGATCCGACACGCTTAAGGCAAGTGATCGTCAACTTGGTCGGCAATGCGCTGAAGTTCACGCAAATCGGCGAGGTTGAGCTTCGTGTCCAAGTTGACTCACGTGATCCGGCCCCGCCTTTCCAAACCGAGACCGCATCACAAGTCATCAAGCCGATTCGTTTCACCGTGAGTGACACCGGCATTGGAATCGCGACGGACCATCGAGTGAAGATCTTTGAATCCTTCAGCCAAGCCGATGCGTCCACCACGCGGCAGTACGGGGGGACGGGATTGGGGCTGACGATCTGCGCTTCGCTCGTTCAGATGATGGGAGGAGAGATGAGGGTCGATAGCGAGTTGGGAGTTGGCAGCCAGTTCCACTTCACGATCCCGCTCGAAGTGCATGATGCCAAGCATGCCGCTTCGCCTCCTTCCTCACCGATTTCGCTGCGAGGATTGCGTGGGCTCGTGGTGGACGACAACGCCACCAATCGAATGCTGTGCTGTGAAATGTTAAAGTCTTGGCAAGCGTCCGCGACCGACGCAAGCAGCGGGGAGGAGGCATTGGTAAAGATGCGTCAGGCCTGTGACACAAACAAACCGTATGACGTTGTCTTGCTTGACGGCATGATGCCACAGATGGACGGATTTGAGGTTGCACGCCAGATGACACAAGACGAACTCCTTCGTCGTATCCCTGTGGTCATGCTGTCGTCGATGGATGCAGGCGCGCGGCGAAGTGACCCTGCCTATGCGGTCATTCAGCATTTCCTGCTGAAACCGGTTGCCCGCCGAGATCTTCGCGACGTGCTCGAAAGCTTGGTGGGTGCTCCGCGACCTTCGCTTTCTCCGAGGATGCCTTTTGAAAGGGTCGATACCCCACGACAAATCCTGCTGGCCGAAGATGCAATCGTCAATCAGAAGGTGGCCGTTACCATGCTTAAAAAACGGGGACATCATGTCACGCTGGTCTGCAACGGACAGGAGGCTGTCGAACGGTTTCGAGACGGTGGTTTTGACGTGGTCTTGATGGACGTGCAGATGCCACTCATGGACGGGCTTGCGGCAACCGCAGCCATCCGCGACTTGGAACGCGAACAGAATCGCGACGCCCGGCACCGCACCCCCATCATTGCAATGACCGCCCATGCAATGAAAGGCGACAAGGAACGTTGTTTGGACGCGGGGATGGATGGGTACGTTGCAAAACCGTTTTGTCCCGAGGAGCTTTTTCGCGTGGTAGAACACCACGCTCGATCGGATCCAAACGCTTCCGATCGCGATCCCTCCATCACTAAAGAAACCGAGGGGCTCGTACCGGCAACCACTACGAATCACGATGTTTTCGATCCTGAGGCGATGTTGCGCAATACCGGTGGCGATGTCGCATTTGCAAAACAGTTGATTGAAATGTTTCAGACGGAATCGATCCTCCAGTTGCAGGAGATTCAATCGGCAGTCGAGCAGCGAGATGCAGCAGCGATCCAGTCCGCTGCACACACGTTGAAGGGATCCGTCGCCATTTTTGGTGCGGACCCCTGTATGGATGCGGTACGGAAGCTGGAGGGAATCAGTAAGCAAGGTGACTTAACCGAAATCGAACCCGCCTGGCATTCCGTGCAAAGCTTGACGGAGCAGCTACGAGAGGCACTCTGCGGTTTCCAATGA
- a CDS encoding alpha-amylase family protein yields the protein MPSEPDRREFIKAGLAIGGTAALHGSLLSSSAAAQSDWAAEAFEQPFRQVHLDFHTSRFIEGVGNQFDADQFADTLVKAHVNSINCFGRCHHGFIYWDTKAFQERKHPHLSRPILNEQIEACHLRGIRVPIYFTVQWDYYTTRNHPEWLARNADGSVSGMPVEGTGFYQNLCVNTPYRDFLMEMVTDLFDTTPVDGLWPDIVKTLDCSCESCKKEMTDKGFDVGSQQDRMKFAAEMMKDFKQQMTQHIRSKSEKATVFYNAGHIGPDIRPFLDTYSHLEMESLPSGSWGYLHLPLTARFVRTLGKDYLGMTGKFHTSWGDFHSFKNQAALEFECFTMLSLGAKCCVGDQLHPNGQIDPVTYDLIGSVYERVEKKEPWCSKVKPITDIGVLTPEAFVEGRTPPPAMGVVRMLQEGRHLFNMVDSQSDWSGYKVMILPDVITVDDSLKQKLQQFLADGGSILATFESGLDPDKKFFALDALGVTKTGEGPREENGWAVRGRSFDRNQYAEYVVLSGDLGKGLPETEHVMYRSGLPVKAIGGATVLAECTKSYFDRQGDHFSSHRQTPSSGSTDGAAVVKQGHCIYFSHPLFTQYQTNAPKWCKVMFLNALKMLLPSAAIEVEGPSALTCTLNEQTAMSRQIVHLLHYVPERRGNDFDTIEDIVPLFDLAVSVRADRPITQARLVPEETVIDLRFENGRYHFVVPKVQGHQMIELC from the coding sequence ATGCCATCTGAGCCCGACCGTCGTGAGTTCATCAAAGCAGGCCTTGCCATTGGCGGTACCGCGGCGCTGCACGGCTCGCTGCTTTCCTCATCGGCCGCTGCCCAATCCGATTGGGCAGCCGAGGCGTTTGAGCAACCGTTCCGTCAAGTTCACCTCGATTTCCATACCAGCCGGTTCATCGAAGGGGTGGGCAACCAGTTTGATGCCGACCAATTTGCCGACACGCTTGTCAAGGCTCATGTCAACTCCATCAACTGCTTCGGCCGCTGCCATCACGGATTCATCTATTGGGATACGAAGGCCTTCCAAGAACGAAAACACCCTCATCTGAGCCGCCCGATCCTCAACGAGCAGATCGAAGCGTGTCACCTGCGCGGCATCCGTGTGCCGATCTATTTCACCGTTCAATGGGATTACTACACGACGCGAAATCATCCTGAGTGGCTGGCCCGAAATGCCGATGGATCGGTTTCGGGAATGCCGGTGGAAGGGACCGGTTTTTACCAGAACCTTTGCGTGAACACGCCGTATCGAGATTTCTTGATGGAGATGGTGACCGATTTGTTCGACACCACTCCGGTCGATGGGCTCTGGCCCGACATCGTCAAGACACTTGATTGTTCTTGTGAGTCGTGCAAGAAAGAGATGACCGACAAGGGATTCGACGTGGGGAGCCAACAGGACCGGATGAAGTTTGCTGCTGAAATGATGAAGGACTTTAAGCAACAAATGACTCAGCACATTCGCTCCAAGAGCGAAAAGGCGACGGTGTTTTACAATGCGGGGCACATTGGTCCCGACATCCGTCCGTTTCTTGATACGTACAGCCATTTGGAAATGGAATCGCTTCCGAGCGGCAGCTGGGGATACCTGCACTTGCCGTTGACGGCCCGTTTCGTTCGCACGCTTGGTAAGGACTACCTCGGGATGACCGGAAAGTTCCATACCTCTTGGGGCGATTTCCATTCCTTCAAGAATCAAGCTGCATTGGAGTTTGAGTGCTTTACGATGCTTTCCCTTGGAGCGAAATGCTGCGTCGGCGACCAATTGCACCCCAATGGCCAAATTGACCCTGTCACATACGACTTGATCGGATCGGTTTACGAGCGAGTGGAAAAAAAAGAACCGTGGTGTTCGAAGGTCAAGCCGATCACAGACATTGGTGTGTTGACGCCTGAAGCGTTTGTAGAGGGGCGGACGCCACCACCCGCGATGGGCGTCGTGCGAATGCTGCAGGAAGGACGCCATTTGTTCAACATGGTCGATTCACAAAGCGATTGGAGCGGCTACAAGGTGATGATCTTGCCGGATGTGATCACGGTCGATGACTCACTCAAGCAGAAGCTCCAACAGTTCTTGGCGGATGGAGGATCGATCCTTGCCACGTTCGAATCGGGACTGGATCCCGACAAGAAATTCTTTGCCCTCGATGCATTGGGGGTCACCAAGACAGGCGAGGGACCGCGTGAAGAAAACGGGTGGGCGGTTCGTGGGCGCAGTTTTGACCGTAACCAGTATGCGGAATATGTGGTTCTGAGCGGCGATCTTGGCAAGGGATTACCGGAAACCGAACACGTGATGTATCGCAGCGGGCTGCCCGTGAAAGCAATCGGCGGCGCGACCGTGTTGGCGGAGTGCACCAAGAGCTACTTTGACCGCCAAGGTGATCATTTCAGTTCACATCGCCAAACGCCCTCTTCCGGAAGCACCGACGGAGCAGCCGTCGTCAAGCAGGGCCATTGTATCTATTTCAGTCATCCGCTCTTCACTCAGTATCAAACCAATGCACCAAAATGGTGCAAGGTGATGTTCCTCAATGCGCTGAAGATGCTGCTCCCCTCTGCGGCGATCGAGGTCGAGGGGCCGAGTGCGTTGACGTGCACCCTGAACGAACAAACCGCGATGAGTCGGCAAATTGTTCACCTGTTGCACTATGTTCCAGAGCGTCGCGGAAACGATTTTGATACAATCGAAGACATCGTGCCCTTGTTTGACCTGGCGGTTTCGGTCCGTGCGGATCGGCCGATCACGCAGGCGCGGTTGGTGCCAGAGGAAACGGTCATCGATCTCCGTTTTGAAAACGGTCGCTACCACTTTGTCGTTCCGAAGGTCCAGGGACACCAAATGATCGAGCTTTGCTAA
- a CDS encoding LamG-like jellyroll fold domain-containing protein gives MDKLRRDQFLADWLEGSFAGDGPSEPECAEFLSDLKNDPEFRRSASRGLLVRRFLGQKQIPSGGFTEEVLESLRADSSETFTSAVISNLQVARRKQRRLVWGSVGLATAAMLAFSMFSVFDSSIRNRNNQRPGIRVIAAEGVGTLDTEALQQGKPVQLRRGILEIVLDDKARVVIEAPASFTVVSRLHVRLDEGRCFAELKKGMSGLRIETPSRDVFDLGTKFAVEVSSSKDMEVHVFDGTVEVSDGTDITRLTEGQGLAVGESGVLSRLSADSSRFVPRVPRSELKKQPLIYWSFDEGTGDTVKATGRDPNLELATGTLMSAAGDGGKPTWISGVVGQALAFDGKSGWVNTRHPGISGDQDRTIACWVKLPDESHTTVSTMIGWGMGKRNRGLEKACFLESAQSRPEHPGHYSRLRLVAGNRTMGTTNLRDGRWHHVAAVAMAGEDAPTILLYVDGQLEQAAQAQCYLRIR, from the coding sequence ATGGATAAATTGCGGCGCGATCAGTTTCTCGCCGATTGGCTGGAAGGCAGTTTTGCGGGGGACGGGCCTTCGGAGCCGGAGTGCGCTGAGTTTCTGAGTGACTTGAAAAACGATCCCGAGTTCCGGAGGTCAGCCTCCCGGGGATTGCTTGTGCGACGCTTTTTGGGCCAGAAGCAGATACCGTCCGGCGGATTCACTGAGGAGGTCCTTGAATCACTTCGCGCCGATTCATCCGAGACTTTTACCAGCGCTGTGATCTCCAACTTGCAAGTGGCGCGACGAAAGCAACGGCGTCTTGTTTGGGGCAGCGTGGGATTGGCGACAGCCGCCATGTTGGCTTTCTCGATGTTCTCGGTTTTCGATTCCAGCATTCGCAACCGCAACAACCAACGCCCCGGGATTCGCGTCATCGCGGCCGAAGGTGTAGGGACACTCGATACAGAAGCACTCCAGCAAGGCAAGCCGGTTCAGTTGCGCCGCGGTATTCTAGAAATCGTTTTGGACGACAAGGCGCGCGTTGTGATCGAAGCGCCCGCGTCGTTCACCGTCGTTTCGCGGCTTCATGTTCGCTTGGATGAAGGACGCTGCTTTGCAGAATTGAAGAAGGGAATGTCCGGTTTGCGGATTGAAACGCCTTCGCGAGATGTGTTTGATCTTGGGACGAAATTCGCAGTCGAAGTTTCATCCTCCAAAGACATGGAGGTTCATGTCTTTGACGGCACTGTCGAGGTTTCCGATGGCACCGACATAACACGACTAACCGAAGGTCAGGGCCTTGCCGTTGGGGAATCCGGAGTCCTTTCTCGTTTGTCCGCGGACTCGTCGCGATTCGTTCCGCGGGTCCCTCGATCAGAGCTAAAAAAACAGCCGCTGATTTATTGGTCGTTCGATGAAGGGACAGGGGACACGGTGAAAGCTACGGGGCGTGATCCGAATCTTGAGCTTGCGACGGGCACCCTGATGTCCGCGGCTGGGGACGGGGGCAAACCAACGTGGATTTCCGGAGTTGTGGGGCAAGCCCTTGCTTTCGATGGAAAAAGCGGTTGGGTCAACACGCGTCATCCTGGTATTTCCGGAGATCAAGACCGAACCATTGCCTGTTGGGTCAAACTGCCCGACGAAAGTCATACGACGGTTTCAACCATGATTGGGTGGGGCATGGGGAAAAGAAATCGGGGCCTAGAAAAAGCGTGTTTTCTTGAGTCGGCACAGTCTCGACCTGAGCATCCAGGACACTACAGTCGCTTGCGATTGGTCGCAGGCAATCGGACGATGGGGACAACCAATCTGCGAGACGGAAGATGGCATCACGTCGCTGCGGTTGCGATGGCCGGGGAGGATGCTCCAACGATCTTGCTCTACGTTGACGGCCAACTTGAGCAAGCAGCCCAAGCCCAATGTTATCTTCGTATTCGCTGA
- a CDS encoding protein kinase domain-containing protein, with amino-acid sequence MKILLAEDNPMWLKVLETNTTAWGFQPVLATDGQEAIEEMGSQDAPRIAVLDWQMPETDGVEVCRRIKGDADRPYTYVVLLTCRDSKEDIVAGLDAGADDYLTKPVDLDVLKLRLNAARRIVEAIPPKGWSRPRVDGYEVKQVLGRGAFATVWEAVHVASGLPRALKILRVDLATEKVFERFAREIEVMKELDHPYLAKIYDSRIDNTIGYYSMDLIRGGTLYQYIREHQSSAVEIIRMVAQVCEGLQHAHDRGIVHRDMKLSNVMVTEEGVPKVVDFGLGKSMFVAPQEDPNQTLDGSVIGTPLFMSPEQARGEVHRIDQRSDIYSTAIILYLLLLKKHPHDISPQDRQQTIHAIASGPVCPPSEVKQNFNPELEKIVLKALHPSLEHRYQRADAFATDLYDFIQRRTKRGGKPANGESRDSGKPT; translated from the coding sequence ATGAAAATTCTGCTTGCCGAAGACAATCCGATGTGGTTGAAGGTTTTGGAAACCAACACCACTGCCTGGGGTTTCCAGCCAGTGCTGGCGACCGATGGGCAAGAGGCGATTGAAGAAATGGGAAGTCAGGACGCACCGCGGATCGCCGTGCTCGATTGGCAGATGCCAGAGACCGATGGTGTTGAGGTTTGTCGGCGGATTAAAGGGGATGCGGATCGACCTTACACCTACGTGGTGCTGTTAACGTGTCGTGATTCCAAGGAAGACATCGTCGCGGGCTTGGATGCGGGAGCGGACGACTACTTGACCAAACCCGTTGATTTGGACGTCTTGAAACTGCGGCTGAACGCAGCACGCCGGATCGTCGAGGCGATTCCTCCGAAGGGATGGTCGCGTCCGCGAGTCGATGGGTACGAGGTCAAACAGGTACTCGGCCGAGGCGCGTTTGCGACCGTCTGGGAAGCGGTGCACGTTGCCTCGGGGCTGCCCCGAGCCTTGAAGATTTTGCGAGTCGACCTCGCAACGGAGAAGGTGTTTGAGAGGTTTGCTCGAGAGATCGAGGTGATGAAGGAGCTTGATCATCCCTACCTCGCAAAAATCTACGATAGCCGCATCGACAACACCATCGGTTATTACTCGATGGATCTGATTCGCGGTGGAACGCTATACCAGTACATTCGCGAACACCAATCATCGGCCGTCGAGATCATCCGCATGGTCGCACAGGTCTGTGAAGGACTGCAGCACGCTCACGACCGCGGCATCGTTCATCGAGACATGAAGTTGTCCAACGTGATGGTCACCGAAGAGGGGGTGCCGAAGGTGGTCGATTTTGGTTTGGGCAAGTCGATGTTTGTCGCGCCGCAAGAGGATCCCAACCAAACGCTCGACGGGTCCGTGATCGGCACACCGCTGTTCATGTCCCCCGAACAAGCTCGAGGCGAGGTCCATCGGATTGACCAGCGCAGTGACATTTATTCAACCGCGATCATTTTGTACCTGCTGCTGCTCAAAAAACACCCTCATGACATCTCGCCTCAAGACCGCCAGCAGACGATTCATGCGATTGCATCCGGGCCGGTCTGTCCGCCGAGCGAGGTCAAACAGAATTTCAACCCCGAGCTAGAAAAGATCGTGCTGAAGGCCTTGCACCCGTCGCTCGAGCATCGGTACCAACGAGCCGACGCATTTGCCACGGATTTGTACGATTTTATTCAGCGCAGGACAAAACGGGGGGGGAAGCCGGCCAATGGCGAGAGCAGGGATTCCGGAAAACCGACCTAA
- a CDS encoding RidA family protein: protein MNAESKLNELGIKLQPAPKPLGLYKPIIVVGPLAYLSGHGPLKANNQWVTGRLGLDMDVSAGYDASRLTGLAMLSTLRAHLGTLDRVKRVVKLVGLVRCTNGFDKQAAVINGCSELFRDVFGDDAGVGARSAIGAKSLPGNMAVEIEAIFEVETD, encoded by the coding sequence ATGAATGCCGAATCCAAACTCAACGAACTCGGGATCAAACTGCAACCAGCTCCCAAACCGCTTGGGCTCTACAAACCGATCATCGTGGTCGGTCCCTTGGCCTATCTGTCGGGACATGGCCCCCTGAAAGCGAACAACCAATGGGTCACCGGACGACTCGGCTTGGACATGGATGTGTCCGCAGGGTACGACGCGTCGCGATTGACCGGTTTGGCAATGCTGTCAACGCTTCGCGCCCACCTTGGGACCTTGGATCGAGTCAAGCGGGTCGTCAAATTAGTCGGCTTGGTTCGTTGCACCAATGGGTTTGACAAGCAAGCGGCCGTGATCAACGGGTGCAGTGAGTTGTTTCGAGATGTCTTCGGAGACGACGCAGGGGTAGGAGCACGCAGCGCCATCGGTGCCAAGTCGCTGCCGGGAAACATGGCCGTCGAGATTGAGGCGATTTTTGAAGTGGAGACAGACTAA
- the eda gene encoding bifunctional 4-hydroxy-2-oxoglutarate aldolase/2-dehydro-3-deoxy-phosphogluconate aldolase: MNHSEIALATQATIQRLRILPVIAIERVDDVSPLADALDRGGLPIAEITLRTDAGLEAIAKLSTRNEFVVGAGTIHSVEQAKMVADAGAKFVVSPGFNPRTVQWCLDHQMPIYPGVSFPTDLETALEFGLEVVKFFPAEQLGGVKMIQALQGPYGNIRFIPTGGISAANLKTYLDLPSVIACGAVGCPDRGLTAASQLKPGDIDCLPELAV, from the coding sequence ATGAATCACTCGGAAATTGCACTCGCCACGCAAGCCACCATTCAAAGGCTCAGAATTCTTCCTGTCATCGCGATTGAGCGTGTCGATGATGTTTCGCCGCTTGCCGACGCACTCGATAGGGGCGGTCTCCCGATCGCCGAGATCACCCTTCGTACCGATGCGGGACTCGAAGCAATCGCAAAATTATCGACGCGCAATGAGTTCGTCGTCGGTGCAGGAACCATTCACAGTGTCGAGCAAGCGAAAATGGTCGCCGATGCCGGCGCTAAGTTTGTGGTCTCTCCCGGATTCAATCCAAGAACCGTTCAGTGGTGCTTGGACCATCAGATGCCGATCTACCCGGGAGTCTCTTTCCCGACCGACCTGGAAACGGCACTGGAATTCGGGCTTGAAGTCGTAAAGTTTTTTCCCGCAGAACAGCTCGGCGGCGTCAAGATGATCCAGGCATTGCAAGGGCCCTATGGCAACATCCGCTTTATCCCGACGGGTGGGATCAGCGCGGCAAATTTAAAAACCTACTTGGACCTTCCCTCGGTGATTGCTTGCGGAGCCGTTGGATGTCCCGATCGTGGACTTACCGCGGCCAGTCAACTGAAGCCGGGCGACATCGATTGCCTGCCGGAATTGGCGGTCTGA
- the xylA gene encoding xylose isomerase, protein MTGFPDIKKISYEGPQSDNPLAFRWYNPDEVVEGQTMKDLLRFTVCYWHSFRGAGSDPFGGATMQRPWDDGSESVDNACKRASVAFEFFEKLGVPYYAFHDRDIAPEGATLSESNANLDQVADVFEAEQKRTGVKLLWGTANMFSNPRFMHGAATTCNADVFAYAAAQVKKALEVTHRLGGENYVFWGGREGYQNLYNTDMKRELDHLAKFFHMAVDYAKEIGFKGQFLIEPKPKEPTKHQYDSDAAACINFLRAYDLMDHFKLNIETNHATLAGHTMMHELEYAGMQDALGSIDANTGDLLLGWDTDQFPTDYYLTTQIMLVILKYGLAPGGVNFDAKLRRESFEPIDLFHAHIGGMDTFAKGLKIAALIRADKALDRFVADRYSSFDSGIGEKIEKGTVNFKDLETYMLDKGEAAANSSGRQEMLENVINRYLDRV, encoded by the coding sequence ATGACCGGATTCCCTGACATCAAGAAAATCAGCTACGAAGGCCCTCAATCGGACAACCCACTGGCGTTTCGTTGGTACAACCCCGATGAAGTCGTCGAAGGCCAGACGATGAAGGACTTGCTTCGTTTTACGGTGTGCTACTGGCACAGTTTTCGTGGCGCCGGCAGCGACCCGTTCGGTGGTGCGACGATGCAGCGGCCTTGGGACGACGGAAGCGAATCGGTTGATAACGCGTGCAAACGCGCCTCGGTGGCATTCGAGTTCTTTGAAAAACTTGGGGTTCCCTACTACGCGTTTCACGATCGCGACATCGCCCCCGAGGGCGCGACCCTTTCGGAATCCAACGCTAACTTAGATCAAGTCGCGGATGTGTTCGAAGCGGAGCAAAAGCGGACAGGCGTGAAATTGCTTTGGGGCACCGCGAACATGTTCAGCAACCCTCGCTTCATGCACGGTGCAGCGACCACCTGTAACGCCGACGTGTTTGCATACGCGGCAGCCCAAGTCAAAAAGGCGCTCGAAGTCACACACCGACTCGGTGGTGAGAACTACGTTTTTTGGGGGGGACGCGAAGGCTACCAAAACCTCTACAACACCGACATGAAACGAGAACTGGATCATTTGGCCAAGTTCTTCCACATGGCGGTCGATTATGCAAAGGAAATCGGCTTCAAGGGACAGTTCCTGATCGAGCCCAAGCCCAAGGAACCCACCAAGCATCAATACGATTCCGACGCAGCAGCTTGCATCAACTTTTTGCGTGCTTATGACTTGATGGACCACTTCAAGCTCAACATCGAAACGAACCACGCCACTTTGGCAGGTCATACGATGATGCATGAACTGGAATATGCTGGCATGCAAGACGCCTTGGGGTCAATCGACGCAAACACCGGCGACCTGCTGCTCGGATGGGACACCGACCAGTTCCCTACCGACTACTATTTAACCACTCAAATCATGTTAGTGATTTTGAAGTACGGGTTGGCTCCGGGCGGTGTGAATTTCGACGCAAAATTACGTCGCGAGAGTTTTGAACCGATCGATTTGTTCCACGCGCACATTGGTGGCATGGATACGTTCGCCAAGGGGTTGAAGATCGCCGCCTTGATCCGAGCAGACAAGGCTCTCGATCGCTTTGTCGCAGATCGTTACAGCAGCTTCGACTCAGGAATCGGCGAGAAAATCGAAAAGGGAACGGTCAACTTCAAGGACCTTGAAACCTACATGTTGGACAAGGGCGAAGCAGCCGCCAACAGCAGTGGTCGCCAGGAAATGCTTGAAAACGTGATCAACCGGTATCTCGACCGCGTCTAA
- a CDS encoding class I SAM-dependent methyltransferase, which produces MLERIAIPSTVDRIQLSGPIRLWINDARNRIEAFQDRWDRPQMEQFVAADYELVYQSICWTLESQMLIGRRFLEWGCGFAVVSALASTLDLDVIGVEAESVLLEQARRVIADWNAKVELVHGNFLPPGAERLADDPTLPSLGHEVESVYPTIGLDLDDFAIVYSYPWPGEDDFHERVFESFAATGALLMQFCGPNDVRVFRKSASPPRRRPLG; this is translated from the coding sequence GTGCTTGAACGCATTGCAATTCCATCGACGGTGGACCGCATTCAGCTCTCCGGCCCGATACGGCTTTGGATCAATGACGCGAGAAACCGTATCGAAGCGTTTCAAGACCGCTGGGACCGCCCCCAAATGGAGCAATTTGTCGCCGCGGATTACGAATTGGTCTATCAATCGATTTGTTGGACGCTGGAATCCCAAATGCTGATCGGCCGCCGGTTCTTAGAATGGGGGTGCGGGTTCGCGGTGGTCAGTGCATTAGCGTCCACGTTGGATTTGGACGTGATCGGCGTCGAAGCCGAATCGGTGCTGCTTGAGCAAGCGAGACGCGTGATTGCCGACTGGAATGCGAAGGTCGAATTGGTTCACGGTAACTTTTTGCCCCCCGGCGCCGAGCGTCTTGCCGACGACCCGACGCTGCCAAGTCTCGGTCACGAAGTCGAATCCGTTTATCCGACGATTGGGCTGGACCTTGACGACTTTGCGATCGTCTACTCGTATCCGTGGCCGGGTGAAGATGATTTTCACGAGCGTGTCTTCGAGTCCTTTGCCGCCACAGGAGCCTTGCTGATGCAATTCTGCGGCCCAAACGACGTCCGAGTTTTTCGCAAATCCGCATCTCCTCCCCGACGACGGCCACTGGGTTAG